Within the Phaseolus vulgaris cultivar G19833 chromosome 9, P. vulgaris v2.0, whole genome shotgun sequence genome, the region AAAACTGCCTCCTTATTAACAGATAAAGAATATAGCCTTGGAAAAGTGCTCTTCAATTCTTCTGAGACAATCCAATTGTCTGACCAAAACATAATCTCTCCCGTTTCCAATTCACGTTATAGTGTTAATATGTAATCCTTCGGTACACTGTAAGAAGGACGATGAGATTGGAAGAGAAAAGTGTTGAATATTTAATGTGGAATAAATGTCTTTTGGAGGCCACTCAGTCTCAAgatataaaacttttttttttcttttttagctGTTCTCGTGAGAGGAATTTTGATACTAATTGGTGCCGATTGAACAATTATTCGTATTATGTAATTTTCGTAATTAATATGTTTAAATTCACGTTGTAGAGTAGATATTGGATACGAACATGTTTTGGAAGCATTCGGCAGCGGTACAGGAACCTAAGATAAGTTAATTAGAGTCCATTTGCGAAAAAAACTTGGAGCAGGGAAAGTGTATTCTGAGTCACGGCAACTGAATAGAGAAGGAATCATGCAAAGGTATTGCATTGAATGCACTCCCactaaataatagtaatatagcTTTTTGTTTGAGATTGACCAAAAGTATATAACTTTAGAACAGGACTCCGATACTTATCGCTTATCCTCTTCCTCTCCCTAGTGCAATTTGTCTTAATCATTACCCTTTCTGTTTATAAGCAACACCATTCCATACACTTCACACTACCTCGCTCTAAGTGTTACACATTTTTGCATATTGTGTCAAACACAAAAACATGGAACAAAAATGTTGTTCTAGTTTTGGAAAGAACTGGAGTAAGGCAAAGCCTTATTTGTTAACGGTGGGCCTTCAATTTGGTTTCGCCGGAGCATACATCTTCTCCGTCGCCAGTCTCAACCATGGAATGAATCGTTATGTTTTCGTCGTCTATCGTAATGCCATCGCTGCTTTGGCCATCGCTCCTTTTGCATTGATTTTTGAAAGGTCCCATCTTAATTATTAACTTAATTACTTCCATTATTTTCGTAATCTCATTCATGCAGTTCCCTGTCTTGTTTTAAACATTTTGGGCTATTACTTTATGATAATTACAATTTGTGTGTTTGCTTAACATTACTCGCTACAATTTGCAGGAAAATTAGACCCAAGATAACACTCCCTGTATTCTTTCAGATAGTGGCACTCGGATTTGTGGAGTAATCATCTAAAACCTTTCTCTGTCACTATCAGTAAACAgtactcatatatatatatatatatatatatatatatattttatatatatatattttatatattttatatatatattttccatTTTGATATACCATCCACTTTAACtatattagatataattatgtttatttgattttgaaatgaATAATACTATGAAAGAACCTTTTCCattttcaacaaaaatataacatttattttcctttcatATCTCTCTTTTTAGCGTTTAGCATATATTttatacaaactttttataccaTTACAATTtcaagaaatatattattcaagGCTTCAATCGGCCACTGAATCGCATAGATTTTCCTTTTCATACGTCATATATTATTTCTTCCTATAAGTTTCGTAATATTTTTAAGcattttgttttggtttgaactcaaatctaaacaCACGAGTTAGGTGTCTTTTGTTTGAGGTTGAGGAAGCTACGGAGGATCATTATTATGtggaaaaagttatttttattttaattacaaagCAACTACTTGTTTTATGTTATTAgatttgcataaaaaatattgaaaataaaagtataGTTTTGCAAttgaaagtaaaaaagaaataaaaataaaagtagacATAAACTAATTTGAAGGAGCATTTTGTCTAAAAAATCTTGCCATGGTTGTTTGATCATTTGGAAACAAAATATGGACTCAAGAATATTAACTTCTATAAAGGATAATGTtaaatacaattatattttaaataagataCTATGTTTCATATAGTAATTTTGTAAAGTATTTTATCTAACATCTAGTTATAAATTGTAACGGACGATAActgctttaaaaaaatatacatggaatgatttctattttatttataaaatatttatattgataGTACATAAAGAAGTAAACTCTTTTAATAATTAtacattataaattaattttatcatattattcaaGTAATTTCCAATATGGTAAGAACACCTTTTAAATTTACAATAtccaaatttaattaattatcttaaAGTCAATTTCATAAAATCAAGTCACTTTTAACACATCATTTGCAAAATCCTAATTCTAACAACATGCTTATTATTTAATTAgcatgtaaaataaatatttaagtttGTAATGAAGACGTTTTACATTTTATGAGCAGGTAgagtatttaatttatttctacTAAGGACAATACATATATTTTAGATAAacgaaattaaataaatgattttaaaaCCATTTTCACTGacaaatttaaacataaaacaTTTGAACATAGTTAATTATAcatataaattagttattgaAACTGTAggttttataaattataactaatccaaacacactttAAAATTAACGAGAGAATATGCAGATCATCTTTTACTCAACAggagtttcaaaatggttgaaCTTCAATTGgcaaatccaaataaaaattagaatataATAGTTAATTATCAGTGTTAAGAAGGTTTTTCTCCATTAAAAGTATTCTGATGATAATGAATCTGATGTTTTAGGCCAGTGATTGACCAAGGCTTCACTTTCTTGGGAATGCAATATACATCAGCTTCGTTTGCCTCTGCTATAATGAATGCAGTGCCTTCTGTCACTTTTGTGTTAGCCGTAATTCTAAGGTATTATTTCACAATGGAGCATTTAATTAGCCTAACAAAACACCTTCTTCTACCTGTCATACATAACAATTTGCTTCTATGTACTGCATCAGGTTAGAGCGTGTAAATGTTAAAGAAGTAAGGAGCCTAGCAAAGGTGATTGGGACAATGGTGACATTTTCAGGTGCTTTGTTAATGACACTTTACAAAGGTCCTGAATTTAACCTATTTCATTCTGCAAACACAACCCACCAAGATGGAACTCACTCTCCTCAACTTGTCAAACACTGGCTCTCAGGGACTCTCTTTCTTCTCCTGGGTTGTGTGGCATGGTCAACTTTCTTCATTTTACAGGCATGTTcatttccttcttcttcttcttcttcttcttcttcttcttttatagACACTTGCATTTTATTTGTAACAGTGTGTTATTATTGGTGAATTGTGAATTGCAGTCTTTTACATTGAAAAGGTATCCAGCAGAGTTGTCTCTCTCTTCTCTAGTCTGCTTATCAGGTGTTGTGCAAGCTAGTGTGGTGGCAATGGTGGCCACTCGTCATTGTGGGCTTCAGGCATGGGCCTTGGGCTGGGACTTCAGACTCTATGGCCCTCTCTACACGGTTAGTACTGGACCCAAATGATTATTTTCTCTAATATTCAATCTCAGATGTTCTAAGCAAGGTaacaaaatgataaataagATATGACAAGTAACTATTGATGGTGCAATTTTTGTCTTAATAATCAATTTCAAAATGACAGGGAATTATTACCTCTGGAGTTACGTATTATGCGCAAGGGTTGGTATTGCAAAGCAGAGGCCCAGTATTTTTAACTGCCTTTAATCCTCTTTGCATGGTCATAACTTGTGCTTTAGGCTCCTTCCTTTTTGCAGAGCAACTTCACTTGGGAAAGTATGCAATTCTTCTTACCACTTCATTAATTCTTTCTCTTCACTATTCTTTCCTCACAGTTAGAAGTTCTGTTAATTATCGCATgatgattattatttaattctttttctGAACCATGTTCTTCCTCTGTCTTTCTCTATTACACTGATCTCAGTATCATTGGAGCTATCATTATCGTATTGGGTCTGTACTCTGTCGTGTGGGGCAAAGGCAAAGACCATTCAAACCCCACGCCATCATCTACAGCAAAGCAAATCGAGGCACAACAGTTGCCAATTTCCTCATCTCATATCTAACAGAGaattccaaaggaatttgtggaTAATGCACTTTTTCTGCCTTCAAAATTTGCAATAGTTATGTATGCTGGTTTCTTGCTTTCGATTCCACATTCTGAAGCATAGCCTAATATTGCTGCTACGAGCAATGTGCCTTTGCTTTATTTTATCATCCGAAAAGATAACATATGCACCGTTTCATGTGAAGATAAGCTTTTAACCACCTTGTCTCCGGTGGTTGGTCTTCCTTTTGCTCTTCTCCAACAATGAATAAACTTGTTAAATCTCTCAATTCATATCGTTTTGAAGTAATTTATAATTAGTTTTAACTGTTTTGTGATCTTGATGCATGTCGGGAATGATCAACCACTTCAAAAATTGATACCTCACCGTAAATTAGTGATACAATTAATAATGTGATAACTATAACTAGACCGGGATAATGtccaattttgaaaattaacgGCTATTTGAATTATCAGATAATGTGATGGGATTAACATAAAATTAACGGatcattaaaaactaattaaatctAAAGAATTCTGGTGTACTAATCACTAATATATGAGACAATCTCGTTCCTACTCTTAACTCACATCATTTCAATTTGAGAACCAACTCTTACCAATTAAATAATCACCTTGATACGTAATTAGTGATGatgattaattttaaacttCTTTAAAACCTAATTAGCAAGTATCTGAGCCATCTAGGCAGAAAAATCGTACAAATAAaagttcattaaaataatataaataaaggaGTATCCGCAGGTACGaggttagatttttttattttctgaaaaacAAACTTATAACATGAAAAACCTCTCAAAGTAGAACATTAACTTGAACGTTAGAGTACTTTTATAGGTACTCGATCCCTCCATAGTCAAGATTGAGTACAAACGAAAACTAAGATCAAATATGAAAGAAGACCTAAACACCACTATAAGAAAAATGGAGAACTTCAATAGCACAAGGAACACCTAGTTCTATAAGGTGAAATTCGaccttgtaaaaatattttagcgAACGTCGTGGGGTTGAGAAAAACCTATAAGAATATTGGAACCTACGGACATCAACCAGAAGAGGTGTAGGACAACTATATCTGTCAAAAGAAGTTATTATTGGAGCTTTGAAAGGAGTTGGAAATcttgaagaaaaataatgtttaaGAGATGAACACACCTAGAGCCGAGAAGGACCACTTAAGACAAAAACTGGAGGATGGACAAACAATTTCTTTACATCATGAATTGGAATGAAAAGACCTTTTAGGTTTTAACCTTAATCAGACCCCTAGGACTTTGGAAGCCAATAGTCTATGATGTCCAATCTCGACCATTAACGTCTACCCCCACTTTACACACCACCTTTTGAAGACACCCCTTCGTGGAAGACATAATGGAAACACCTCTACCTGCTCATTGGAAAAACTTGTTCTTGTCAAGTATGATGATACAACAAACCCAAATGAACATGTCAACATATATGCATGCATATCAAACTCTACATTTATGCAAATGTGATTTTATGTAGAGTATTTTTGACCTTGCTACTCTGAACAGGTTTACACATCTCCCACCAAGatcaattgattgttttgatacactaataataaaatttggagTTCAGTTCGCGACAAGTAGACTCTACCACCTCATATCGATTTCCCTTGTCAACTTTAGGTAGGAGAAGAAGGAGTCACTTTGTGCGTTCATGCAATGATGTAGAAAAGTAGCCTTGATATTCAGAACCTCAATCCCAAAGTAGTCATTCATTATATGGTAAGAACCCTTCAAACCGAGACCTTTAATTGATAACCACTATAAAGAAACTAGCCCCTAATCTTGACAAGCTCCGCGAGAGGGCTGCGAAGTTCATGCAGTTGAAGGAACTCAAGGAATTGAGCAATTGAGTGTTTTTCAACAATAGCTTAGGTGCAAAGCCACCAACAAAGGACCAACATCACTAGACCATTCAACCACGTCAACCATATGAACCACTTTGAGCCCCTCGATTCACTAAGTATACCCTGCTAAATTCACTTAGAGCGCACATATTTGAAGAAGCTCTAAGTGTCGAGCTCTTGGTGACTCCAAGAAGGATTTCGATGCAGATCAATGTAAACACTGTCGCTATCATCGAAATTATGGGCATAATATGGAGGAATGCATGAATTTCAAATATAAGATAAAGGAGTTCATACAATTCGGCCATCTACGGTGTTTTTTCAGAAGGGAGACTGAGAGGGACTCACGTCAAGATATGAGAAGCGTCAAGGGAGCGTAAATCGCTGGTCCAAGGAGTTATTAATACAATATCCGGGAGATTCGTTGGGGCAGGAACCACACACTCAACAAGAAAAAGACACTTATGTTAGAATTAGTGGCCTAAACAAGaaggagggtgaattgttttcataagattttcgcaaagattggaAGTAAAGTGAaaagttatgaaaaaaaatcaatcaattgaatttttgttcaattgaataaatttatgttttaaggttatttatagaaaatcagcatgttgttttcacgaaacaaccggttgtttataccaacaaaatataaaacaaagttaaaaacaatttataagagaagagatagagagaatcacacaagagGTTTATACTAATTCACTTTTAACCAAGAGGTACATCTagtcctcagctaaccactgagaattcactatgtaatcaaacctagattacaaaacacacaccaacgtgatgatcttgaacccctcaagaacacaccaCTTTTTTGCAACACCACAGTTTTCAGAAACACTTTGAAACTGCTTTACacacaaatacataaatatagtGTTCAAAGAGAAAAGAATATAATACACCTAGGCTTTACAAAGCTATAGTTCAAAAGTACACAAACACCCAATCTTATTCCACACACTAGTGATGATCAAAAGCTCTTGATTTCTTGAAAAACGTTTTTAGTAATCTTTCTTTCTTAGTGTCTCAAAAAGAATGTCAAACAACCTTTATATAAACTCAACAAGTGATCAAAGTTGTTATATCAGTAACCAAAAGCAGTTGGAAGCATTTAAAACacataacataattttgttataaaaataacaagttgttttccaaaacaaacaattaaaataatttttctattatagttttcataaaaacaaccagttgttttatcgaaataaccgattgtttctattTGACAGTAAAGAAAAAATAAgcaaagcttttccaaatcattttgaaaaccattaagtgtcaaacaacaagttgtttcgacaattcaacaggttgaaaaacTTGCCTTAGCCTCAATCCCTTGAGTAACAACttttcaactggttgatttgaaaaacaattgaataaaaatttctcatcttttaagaaaacatttctttcaaaagagataaagattcaaatgagcTTGGATCATTtcaaggagtgaattaacaagttaaaaACTACTAAACAACACACATACATCAACATGGTCTTCAAACTTTTCACATagatttggaggcatcaaaTCATATTATTCAACAACTTAAGAATAATCTAATATGTCAATGCCACCACCTGAAGGTTGAAAGGAATAatgttgtttatcacttttatGAATAAAGATTTCTAAGCTATAAACCTCGACCACGATGATCCTATGGTAATTACTATTGTAGCAAATCATAAGATATGCAAACAACACCATGTCATAAATAACAATGAATTAATGGGACTTTTCAAGATATGCATAAAAGTTAAAAACCAAAGTAAAAAAGTGAGTTAACTTCAATCTTAAAAAGGGATATTGGTTGCCCATTGAACTTAAGTGCTTTGTGTAATTGtgttttttcttacttttaacATTTGTGTATCACTTTTAACATATGGGATCGTAAGGAAATGTCTTCACCAAATCTAGACACAGAGGGGACCATCAAAGCACATTAGAGGTTTTGTTGGGCCATTCATCTTAATCAATTAGGCAGAGTTTTCTATTATAGTCTCCATCACTTTAGATTTTTGTGTTAAGAATTTTGCTTCTACCTCTCATTTATCAAtgctaaattaaaatattatatatctcTATATATGAGAGATCTAATGGTTTAATGCTAATATATAACTCATTTTATAAGAGTTTGAATCTCATTCCAATAAGAAAGACTTTACTGGGAAAAAACATTGGTGCGTAATATGAGTCTGAAAATACCTTGGAAAGTTTTGAATCCACTTCATTTTAGTTCTCAAAGCATGTATACGTATGACATTCTCCAACTCTTCAAGGTGGACACCATAATGTCTCATCCAATCCAGATGCggtattaaaaaatcatataaataatgcacaaatattaaaaataacatagaAATTATAATCGAAACTACTCATTTgaatttcatataaaattttaatatataaaactatttattataaaatttatatattgaaaaCATATATAccgagaaaaaaaaatcaaggacaaaacacaattttaggAGTTAGGAGACAAACAtaccattaattttttttaaagtttaggGACTAATTTGATCTGTTATTACAGATTAAATTGAttgatatttataatttttcatttaaaaatagttaaccATTTATTATAAAGTAATGATTGTGAGTAATTTATAGATTCTTTtactatttattaattttaagaattaatttAACCTATTATTACAAGATTTCGTGACTTTCTCTTATGTTAATGGTGCACAGTGTCTAGaaaatgctgataaaaaaaagtgtctAGAAAATGAAGTTTCAAAAACTTTCAATAACTCACCTCAGAAAAATTGATATCCTCCGCAAGCTGTCTGGTCTGCTTGCTGTgtttttattatgataataacaacaataacgTGTAAAACTTGTTTGGAGAAGAGGGACCAACAATGAAGAGATAAAAAAAGCAGAAAAGACACAGAAAGGCAAAATACTTGGCTACAATTAAGTCATGTTTGACGAAAAGGGTATTAAATCCATTACCAAAAAATCACGTAAAATGCACTATCAGATCACATTATTGGAGATTATTTTCACGCTCCATTCCACAGATCATGTATGTGATTTATATAATGTATATCAGATAGCATTACTGGCAATGATCTTGCACCCACTAGCTTTACCTGTTTTGAGAGAGTTGATATTTGACACGACATTAAGCACTAAGCTTCGGTGTTTTTAGCTCCATTCCTTAGTTTTAGGTTGAAGGTTGAACTTGATTATAAACTTCATACGTGAGATCTCATAAGTAAATAGCAATTGGTATTCTTAATGTTGTTTATTAAACACGTACACAGTGATGGAAGAAAGATGTTGCTATGATAGTTTTGGAACAACTTCGCTAAGGCAAAGCCTTATTTGTTAACGGTGGGTTTAGTAAACTGAAGAGGAGTCACGTTTAGAGGAGAGTATCATGAAGGAAATAGAAGATatgaaagaaagagagagtAAACTGAAGAAGCAAGAGAGAGGAGGGAAATAGAGAGTAATCAATGAAGATTATTGGTGTAAACAGTAGAGTTCTAGAAGGAGGAATAAAATGGAGATACTTTAAGGAATTAATTTCAAAGGAAGGAGATGAAATGACTTGTATCTAGGATGAGTAGAATGAGTAGACCATTCTGCTCTGGTTTTAAAAATGTCAATGATAAATTGGGTATAGAAACCATTTAGATCATTGGATGCTTGACATACTGTTGCAGGATTTAATAACTTTTGTAAAAAGGAAGTGGGACTCCTACAATGTACAAGGTAATGGCATGTTTAGtgtcaagaaaaaaaatgaaaaactaaaaaGTGACTTAAGATATGAAACAGAGAAGAATTTGGGTTTATTAACTCATTTTAGCAGCAAATAATTAGGGAATTTGGGGAGCTGGATAGTAAGAATGATGAGAGTAGCCTAGATAAGGATATGAAGTTAAAAAGAatggaaacaagaaaagaaaatatgatttggAGGGGTCAATGTATTAGTTGAGagtggaaaatattttatatggaCATATTATATGCATTGGTATTAACTTGCAGCATTAGAGCTCAGAACATATGTTATCCATCATTTTAGAAAGGGACTATGCAATCAATAGAGGTCAATATACATAATTTAGTCTTTGAACTCTTCTCTGACTTCCATTTCCTTCCTTGCTTGAGATGGTACCCATATAAATCATTACTATAGTCATgtgattaaaaaattgaaaattgaaacaGTTATAATAGGTAAGACAAATCTGGTAAGATAAGGCAAGAGGGTGAAATGGGGTTCTTGGAGCAGGTATATGTGCTATTTGTTTTGTGCAGGGATATAGGAGATATCTGGGAAGAGAAGGACAATAAGTACTTTCTGAAGGGTAGCTAAGGAAATCAGGGAGGGTGCAGCAGGTGCAATGTCCAAAATGAAATGTGGGTAATGATCTAAACCTACAGCTAACAGTAGTAGACATATAACTTATTTTAAGTTAAATAACATGTTTGGCTATTTACTTAAATTATAGAACTTTTGTATTAGAAAATCTCAACActacatgtttttattgcatttttaaatataaaataatttaatttaaattaaatatgcaTTAACTACTTAACTGTCGACATATATGACGCGTAATTATGTAAAATGTAATGCTATGCTTACACAACTATACAAAATAAAGGTACATGTATgcattaaaaaaagtatatccTGTCACCCACTGtcctttgtgtttgatgaaTGTGCTTCTCTGTCATTCAGTCAATGTGAGTTAGTGGTAATGTTATCATTTGTTCTCTTGAGCTGGCTGAGAGGTGTGGAAATATATAGTATATATGCAGATTCTACATTAATGTTGCAAAGTGCATAAAGTCTAATTTGGTGTTACATGAAGCTCAGATTCAAATGGACATCTTTGGTTCAAATGGATCCTCAGATTCAGTGCACATTCTGTACATAGATGCAGTTTCTGCAGTTTGTTTTGGTATTCCTTTGGGTAAACTTTGGAATTATGTTTGATGAATGTGCTTATTCTGTCTTCATTCAAGGGTTAGGGGtatgttcttatttttttcttttaggtgGCTGAAAGGTGTGGAAGGTATATATTATATGTGCAGATTCTACAGTAATGTTGCAAGGTGCAGAGAGGCTAATTTGGTGATACATGAAGCTGAGATTAAAGTGGATAGGCTAAATCTTTGGTTAATATTGCAATAGTGTGTTTTTGGACGTCAAATTACACCTTGGAGGGCTGCAGCAGGTGGTTAAAGGTGCAAAAGGATTGTTGCTACTAACACAGGTGTTTCACTTTTATGCTGATAAGGAAAACAATGCTAGTGATGCCAACATGCTGCACCCGTCCAACATATATACTTTGTCCTCCCAGATCACCACATTTGCAATAGCAGCCAAAAAATTAGCCTAACCAATTTAATCTGTGCTTCATCACTCTCCACGGATGTGCCTTTTATCATCCTCATCGACTGCATTTTGAAATTGTTGATTCTGCAGCATGTTTTGCACCAGTCCATCCTTATTCACTATATGCATGAgcatgatattatttttttcccaTTATAACAgttaacattatttatttttctagatTAAAATACTCGTTTTGAGATCCATATCCTAGGTGAtacaatatttaaatttctCATAAATTAATCACGGATTATAATCTTAATTTTTACTCAAAATATAAATCTCATTATTATTACACCATAGATGAATGGAACACACTTAATTTAGAGCCTCACATTTACTTATCTTAATTTTGTGAGTCTTACCATGTCATTACATTTAAGGactttataaagaaaattaattgaattttataaagaaaattaattgaaattttaaagctgttaaaattaatttcgcAACTCTTACAATTTTACAAAGATTGCAAGTCTTACCATTCATCATAGTTCTATTgttaaaagtttaattttatcTTGTTTTATGTAAACAGTTTGGTTTAAATAAGCAATATATATcacatttgtttttatttaaacaataaattttgTTAGGTAATGTGACTTAATTTAAAGTATTATCTCTAACCAATTGCATGAAAATAACCGTGAAAGTAAGAAATGAGATTAGAGAAAATACAACTTTTAAATTTACCATAATACTATACCTCTAATACAAAATTTACCATAATACTATACCTCTAATacaaaatttacaataaataatcTTCTTTAATTATTAGTTAACTTTTTACAATAAACTTTTGAGGTAAAAAAATAGATGTGTTGTACTCTTTTGGGTTAGTTATGTGTGCGTGGgtatttttagaatttggtTCTGGAAATAAATTATGGAATTGGTATTCTGGATTAGAAAATATGTAAGCAAAAACATCATTATGGAATGGGTGTTAATGCAAAAAAGTTGTTTtcagaagagaaaaaaaacctttcaggatatttttgtcatttcagGTTTTTGATGGGGTGCTGGAAGAAGAATGATgagatgcaggaagaaataccCTCTCTTTATTGGCGTGCTTGGCGGGTGCTTTTCAAGCTGGCGTGGGCTTGGGCCTCTACTAGGTTAGTACACCATATTACAATGCTCTTgtttcaaacaaaaaatataattttgtttaatctTCAATCTCAGATTTTCAAAGCAAGCTAATACACAATAAATGTTTCTTTGATACACTCTACATCTCTTAAATCAAACACTTTAAGGAACATTCAACTGTTAAACTAGAAGACAATGGTTttgagaataaattttaaaataactaacaATATCTCGTATCTAACACGAGTTTTTAGACGAAATTTGAAAAAggttcaaatttataaaattgtatgcacaataaattaaaaactaaaggTAAAGAAGACATGTATGCGATtcttttgaagaaaataaattaaaatctcAGTCCTTTTCAAGTGACTGTGGTAATAGTTAAACTTTTAATTGCAATAACATAACCAGACATCAACATCGAAtctttatagtatatattttttttatttgctagATTGTTATATGCGGTAAGActttttttatagtaattattaattttatttgtaatcaTTTTCGACCGTGTAAAATAtagattaataaatttaaattagaaaataaaaagaggTTTATTATTATA harbors:
- the LOC137821817 gene encoding WAT1-related protein At4g08290-like, with protein sequence MEQKCCSSFGKNWSKAKPYLLTVGLQFGFAGAYIFSVASLNHGMNRYVFVVYRNAIAALAIAPFALIFERKIRPKITLPVFFQIVALGFVEPVIDQGFTFLGMQYTSASFASAIMNAVPSVTFVLAVILRLERVNVKEVRSLAKVIGTMVTFSGALLMTLYKGPEFNLFHSANTTHQDGTHSPQLVKHWLSGTLFLLLGCVAWSTFFILQSFTLKRYPAELSLSSLVCLSGVVQASVVAMVATRHCGLQAWALGWDFRLYGPLYTGIITSGVTYYAQGLVLQSRGPVFLTAFNPLCMVITCALGSFLFAEQLHLGNIIGAIIIVLGLYSVVWGKGKDHSNPTPSSTAKQIEAQQLPISSSHI